In a genomic window of Bradyrhizobium ontarionense:
- the fliL gene encoding flagellar basal body-associated protein FliL: MAENEGGAGDGEEQAGAPKGKLKLIIMIVGALALLGVGGAAYFFFFSHKNDEHHAEAAPPPKPPAFVEVPDLLVNLVGNPGDRVQYLKVKIVLEVKEEKQVETIKPTLPRVTDIFQTYLRELRPSDLNGSAGLFRLKEELTKRVNVALAPNQVSAVLFKEIVVQ, translated from the coding sequence ATGGCTGAGAATGAAGGCGGAGCAGGCGATGGCGAAGAGCAAGCCGGCGCGCCGAAGGGCAAGCTCAAGCTGATCATCATGATCGTCGGTGCGCTGGCGCTGCTCGGCGTCGGCGGCGCGGCCTATTTCTTCTTCTTCAGCCACAAGAACGACGAGCATCACGCCGAGGCGGCGCCGCCGCCGAAGCCGCCGGCTTTCGTCGAGGTGCCGGACCTCCTGGTCAACCTGGTCGGCAATCCCGGCGATCGCGTCCAGTATCTGAAGGTCAAGATCGTGCTGGAGGTGAAGGAGGAGAAGCAGGTCGAAACGATCAAGCCGACCCTGCCGCGCGTCACCGACATCTTCCAGACCTATCTGCGGGAGCTCCGGCCGAGCGACCTCAACGGCTCGGCGGGCCTGTTCCGGCTCAAGGAGGAGCTGACCAAGCGGGTCAACGTCGCGCTGGCGCCAAACCAGGTCAGCGCGGTGCTGTTCAAGGAAATCGTGGTCCAGTAA